One window of the Runella slithyformis DSM 19594 genome contains the following:
- a CDS encoding bile acid:sodium symporter family protein produces MIQLLAKVGINGFFFALLGMIALAYFFPSLGTEQSPLHLPVIAEYGVSVIFFFYGLKLNPEKLKSGLSNWKLHLVIQLTTFVLFPLIILGIGEAFSIDTSSLTWLGIFYLATLPSTVSSSVVMVAIAGGNLPAAIFNASISSIIGIFITPLWMSRLLEKQDADFDITSVILRLSLEVLLPVVVGFLLHKKWGKWAERYNGTLRMFDQIIILLIVYTSFCESFANNMFSQQSVGEIVALGVWMLLFFAVMFGLMFLVSRWLGFNRPDTITVLFCGSKKSLVQGAVMGKVLFPNPVTLGVALLPLMMYHALQLLAGSMIAQQMGREE; encoded by the coding sequence ATGATTCAGTTACTGGCAAAGGTAGGCATAAACGGATTTTTCTTCGCGTTGCTCGGCATGATCGCATTGGCGTATTTCTTCCCGTCATTGGGCACCGAACAAAGTCCCTTACACCTGCCGGTCATCGCCGAATACGGGGTCTCGGTCATTTTCTTTTTTTACGGACTGAAACTCAATCCCGAAAAACTGAAAAGCGGTCTGAGCAATTGGAAGCTGCATTTGGTGATTCAACTGACCACGTTTGTATTGTTTCCGCTCATTATTCTCGGCATTGGCGAGGCCTTCAGCATAGATACTTCTTCGTTGACGTGGCTGGGCATTTTTTATTTAGCCACGCTGCCTTCCACGGTTTCATCTTCGGTGGTAATGGTCGCGATCGCGGGCGGCAATCTGCCCGCCGCTATCTTCAACGCCAGTATCTCCAGCATCATCGGTATTTTTATTACGCCCTTATGGATGAGTCGGTTACTGGAAAAACAGGACGCCGATTTTGACATCACTTCCGTCATCTTGCGCCTGTCTCTGGAGGTGTTACTGCCCGTGGTCGTCGGCTTTTTACTGCATAAAAAATGGGGCAAATGGGCAGAACGCTACAACGGAACCTTACGGATGTTTGACCAAATCATCATTTTACTGATCGTTTATACTTCTTTTTGCGAATCGTTTGCCAACAACATGTTCAGTCAGCAATCCGTCGGTGAAATTGTGGCGCTGGGTGTTTGGATGCTGCTGTTCTTTGCGGTCATGTTCGGGCTTATGTTTTTGGTCAGCCGTTGGCTTGGCTTCAACCGTCCGGATACCATCACGGTGTTGTTTTGCGGCTCCAAAAAATCACTGGTACAGGGAGCCGTGATGGGCAAAGTGCTGTTTCCCAACCCCGTCACGCTGGGCGTGGCGCTGCTGCCGCTGATGATGTACCATGCGCTGCAATTGCTGGCGGGCAGCATGATCGCGCAACAGATGGGAAGAGAAGAATAA